The DNA sequence CTGTACATGTCTAGGTCTGTGCCAGTCGGCTGAATTCACAAACCTGCACAGCGCTTGTGATTATCAGTTGATCTTAAGCTGTCATTGGTGTTTCATATAAATCTGTTTTGAGTCTCCTCTCCCACACCCCCAGACCAAAAACGAGTTTACTTGACTCAGTATGTGTAAATCTAAAACCTGTCTACAATATGTCAACTGAAACTTTTGATTAAACAGCATGGCTCTGCCTTACTGTCTGTTATAAATACTGTTCtgtttttctgaaaatgaagaaagtcgcCAGGCGccttttcataatattttgtgattttattttggggttttttttctgtaaaacatgtttatttctgaACCTACATGTTAGTCTAACGCCGAACGAATATCACAGTTCAGCAAATAGATAACCATGTTTCGTTTAACGCGATAACGACATTTCGGTGCAGCATTATTCGAGGATAATTGTAGTAACAGTACAGTACACGCTGTGCGTCTGACGCTTCAGAAACAGCATATACCTTTTTGACGAATATAAACTGGTGAAACGACAAACTGCGTTGTGTTTtcagtgagtgattgaattTAGTTTGAAACTGCCCTCAGCAACGTTCCACatacatggcggcggtttgtaaatattcgagtctggaccagacaatcgacccatcaacaacatgagcatctatctacgcagtGGGGATACGAtggcgtgtgtcaaccaagtcggcgatcGAGACAATCCGATATTCAACTGTGATTCTGATTGGACATTTTCTATCACAATAACCATCTCTGATTGACAGATGATTTGATGAACGCATGACCGTGGAAGGTTACGTTTAAAACTCGCATCTCTTTTTGCTACACTAACACGTAACATTTGCATCCAGTAGACTGATTCTAAAGCAACAGTTGGTGTAATGAAGATTGTAAACATGGTGATTTCCCTACCAACACTTATCTGCAGTGTCATCAAAATTAATGTACATGCACGAGCATTTGCAAGAACATTTTGGGACAGCATGCGAGAAATTAACACGTTTAAAGAATTAGGAAAAAAATGTGTGAGtatagtttaacgccgcactcagcaatattccttgaAACAAAAGatgctactaacgggatcgtgtggtcagactttctgacttggttgactcatgtcgtcggttcccatttgtgcagaacgatgctcatgatgttgatcactggactgtctggcccagattcgattatttacagacccccgccatatagatggaatattgctaagtgcagcgtaaacctaaactcattcactcagcaatattccagttatgtggccGAGTCCCGTGTAAAGAGAAAGGTAAATAAGCGTCCTGCCGCGCTTCCACATTACAAGAACGATCATAACGTGAATTTAAACCTAATTAGTCTCTCTTCTCTTCGCCTAATACCCCGTGAGGAGTTACAGGCCTTGGGATAGCCTGGAACCTGTGAAGCCTTTGTATAATGTTTTAATTTTAGTCGGCAACTGATACGGGCTCGGGAGCTGGTTTCATGTTATCAAAGGCTAAAGCATCTCGCATCTGTACGAATGAGCTGGAATGCCTTGAAAATCGAACTGAATTCTAAAACGTCTTACTGCACGCTGAAAAAAACTTTATTCGAACTGCCTTCTAAGTATACTTACTGCATTCTAAATATTCTTGCGTTATTCTAGCTATTCTGAACCTATTCGAGCCACTTCAAATTCTGTCAGAATGTCTAGAATGCGCCCCGAATGAGTCGGGATGTATTTCGATTGCTGCTGGACGTCAGGTAGAATATGTCGTAAATGGAATTGGAATACAGCTCGAGTGTAGCTCGGACACACCTGGAATACAGCTCGAGTGTAGTTCGGACATACCTGTAATACAGCTCGGGTGTAGTTCGGACACACCTGGAGTACAGCTCGGGTGTAGTTCGGACACACCTGGAATACAGCTCGAGTGTAGTTCGGACACACCTGGAATACAGCTCGAGTGTAGCTCGGACACACCTGTTATACAGCTCGAGTGTAGCTCGGACACACCTGGAATACAGCTCGAGTGTAGTTCGGACATACCTGTAATACAGCTCGGGTGTAGCTCGGACACACCTGGACTACAGTTCGGGTGTTGCTCGGACACACCTGGAATACAGCTCGAGTGTAGCTCGGACACACCTGGAATACAGCTCAAGTGTAGCCCGGACACACCTGTTATACAGTTCGGGTGTAGCTCGGACACACCTGGACTACAGCTCGAATGTAGTTCGGACACACCTGGACTACAGCTCGAGTGTAGTTCGGACACACCTGGACTACAGCTCGAGCGTAGCTCGAACACACCTGGAATACAGTTCGGGTGTACCTCGGACACACCTGTTATACAGCTCGGGTGTAGTTCGGACACACCTGGACTACAGCTCGGGTGTAGCTCGGACACACCTGGAATACAGCTCGAGTGTAGTTCGGACACACCTGGAATACAGTTCGGGTGTACCTCGGACACAAGTGGAATACAGCTCGAGTGTAGTTCGGACACACCTGGACTACAGCTCGAGCGTAGCTCGGACACACCTGGAATACAGTTCGGGTGTACCTCGGACACACCTGTTATACAGCTCGGGTGTAGTTCGGACACACCTGGACTACAGCTCGGGTGTAGCTCGGACACACCTGGAATACAGCTCGAGTGTAGTTCGGACACACCTGGGCTACAGTTCGGGTGTACCTCGGACACAAGTGGAATACAGCTCGAGTGTAGTTCGGACACACCTGGACTACAGCTCGGGTGTAGCTCGGACACACCAGGAATACAGCTCGAGTGTAGTTCGGACACACCTGGACTACAGCTCGAGTGTAGCTCGGACACACCTGGAATACAGCTCGGGTGTACCTCGGACACACCTGTTATATAGCTCGGGTGTAGTTCGGACACACCTGGACTACAGCTCGAGTGTAGCCCGGACACACCTGGACTACAGCTCGGGTGTAGCCCGGACACACCTGGGCTACAGCTCGGGTGCACCTCGGACACACCTGTTATACAGCTCGAGTGTAGTTCGGACACACCTGGAATACAGCTCGAGTGTAGCCCGGACACACCTGGATTACAGCTCGGGTGTAGTTCGGACACACCTGGAATACAGCTCGAGTGTAGCTCGGACACACCTGGACTACAGCTCGGGTGTACCTCGGACACACCTGGAATACAGTTTGGGTGTAGCTCGGACACACCAGGAATACAGCTCGAGTTTGGCTCGTACACACCTGGACTACAGCTCGAGTGTGGCTCGGACACACCTGGAATACAGCTCGAGTGTGGCTCGGACACACCTGGACTACAGCTCGAGCGTAGCTCGAACACACCTGGAATACAGTCAGAGCGCCCGGAATACTCTTCAACtgacccctgacatcatcataaaCACCGTAGAATCACATAGAAGCATGGCCACCTGCATGTCCCTGAAACGTCAGACAGCATTTAGGAGTCACATTCCTACAAAACTTGATGAacatttattttgacattttcttcCGAATGAGGCTCGAAGTTTGGAATAATTTCTTTATCGTTCATTGTCCTTGATTCTTGTCAATTCGAAATAAGTGTGAAGGAGCCTTAAACCAAGCATTGTTCTGGGTCCTTTTTTAGAAAAGAGTGTATTAAGTAAGATAAATGCAACCACGTGAGTGTCTTCTTGTTTAACAGTTTATTCACTTGGCAGTATTGCACCCTCATGACGTTCATTATCGATCTGCGAAGTTTGAATACggtgacaagtgtcaaccaagtctcaccgatcctgttagttgtctcTCACGACAGGCATTTccgacccggatcttcacgggttggaAACATATAGCGAAACATCTGTACTAAAATATGGTGTCACGCAATACACACCTGTTCAATTTGAAAGATAACGTTTACACGTGGTATTTGAAGCCGGATGCAAACACGGGTAACGTTGTAAAGGTGATTCATTTATCATTCTGTCACCGCCCCCTGTCATGTCATCAATGTATCTATTCCATCAGGTAAAGTTGCATCAACAGGCTTCATATCTCTGGAGACGTACGAAGGTTTTCCAATACAGAAGACCATtaggaccacttctctcttttTCGTTCTTTTTCTGTTTGATTAGAAGATGCAAAGTTGAATGAATTTTTTAAGGTGTTAATTTGAAACTTCAAGATGAAATTTAAAGAAGCTGagttgaaatttcaaaatgcatgttaagttgaaatttcaagaaaaCGTCTTAGcttgaaatttcaagaaaaCTTCGTAACTTGAAATATCAAGGGATTTTCAACTTGATATCTTGAATTTTAGCTTAGTGTCTTAAAGTATCACGAGACGTAGGGCAggctagaggttaaagcgttcgcttgtctcgccgaaaacccggggtctgtttcccacatgggtacaatgtgttagtTGCTAATTTCTAATGTGACataagacaccagaaatggggttgtCACAGATTCTACccactgtggggaatcgaactcaggtttTCGAttagacgagcgaacgctttaataacaaggctaccccatcgccacAAAAGCGCTAATGAACCAACAAGAATTTCCACAGTTTCTGAATCCCCCATCAAACTGGGGCTACTTTTCAATTTACTCAGAGGTATATGCCTCTTTTACATGCACACATTTAATAACAGGAGTTTGTTTGCTTATGTACGTGAATTTACCTATGGTAAGTAAAAGTGGCCATATTAAACGTCATATGTTTAATTGTTACGATAATTTACTCACGTAAGTATTTATCATCTTGCAGTAAATTTACACTAAAAAGTATATTTATTCCTGGAGTATCTTTACTCAAGGCCAATACTGACCTTGTAAATGACTCTATGATACAAGTACTTTGCAATGTTCATTGACAACAATCAAAACGTTGCTAAACGAAATGACCCTCATTATCTGCTTGATTATGTTTCTCGAATCCATATTACAAATGTGATATGACacataatatttataaatatacGGCATGAGCAATTTTAATCCTAAAGCTTTAGCGTTGTAGCGCTCGCTCATCTGCCGCCATTACGATGATATTGGACGTGACCGCCCACTGCCCTGTATTTATAATATTCTATATATTTGtcaccatatacatgtatgctaaATCAGCTGTGTGCTGGCAGTGGGAATATCAGTGTCAATCGATTTCTACCTTTATACCATATGCTAACATCACACATACCTGTCTGTGTGGCGTGTGACAAGTGTTTTTATACACGCTGAACATCAAATGTGGTGCAATATCAGTAAATGAATTCCATTTTCTACACACTTTATCGGATACAGAAACATCTCTGACATCATATTGACTGGAATTGTTACAAAGTTGACCGTTGATCTCTGATTAAAGTTTTGAACTGTGACCACTCTGGTATGCAAAATGCATGAAATGTTAGTATGCCATCTTATTGTCTGTTGATGACACTGAGTGAAACATTGGCGCCGGTCAATTCCCGTCGTCCTGACAGCCCTTCCACACTGCATGCCCCTCTTAATTATTAGAAGATGATTAGTGGTTTATGTGCCATGGTGTCGGTCAGCCTATTTTAAGATCATACGAATACCTGTTAACTGCATTGTAGCCGAGTACCAGCCAAGTTCAGAAGTAAGTTGTGATCGTTTGTTACACAGACGATATAACCTGTTATTTTCATAACCCTTACCTGCAAACATGCGTGTCATACAGATTTATGTAAACGAAAGGGAAGAGCTAAAATGGACTAAATACACAtcctagtgagtgaatttaggttttagcattattccaacattatcacgacggggacatgagaaatgggcttcacgcactgtAACTGTGTCAGCAATCGGACCCGGATTTTTTCTGCGAcaagagcgaacgcttgaatCAGTGTTGTTCAGCCGACCGCTTCTCGCTCTCAAAGAGAATTGTTCTTCATGGTAAATACCATGTTCTTCGTGGTAAGTACCATGTTCTTCGTGGTAAATAGCATGTTTATCggtaaaatattttgagaaatCGATTAAATCGTACATATTTACTTACTTTTGTCAATTGTTTACGGTCTAAAATGTTATTCATGGTGATTGTAAATAAATCTAAACCCCATAACCATGCCAAACAATTTTCCCCCATTTACCCATTCCTGCATACAATCAGTTATCTCCAGCACTTTATCTCACATATAAAACTGTTACACTCCATATACTGCAAATACTCTCATACAGAGCCAAATAATTACTAAACACTTACATCTAACCAGTATTCCACAATTACCTCAAATGATTACCTCACAGACATACTCAAACAACTACCTCACATAAATAGCCAAACAATTACCTCACATGTACAGCCAAACAGTTACCTCGCAGATACCGCCAAACAGTTACAAAGACAGCCAAACAATTACCTTCAATGCGCATCCAAACAATTACCTTACTTACACACTCAAACAATTACCTTACCTACACACTCAAACAATTACCTTCAATGCACTGCCAAACAATTaccttacacacacactcaaacaattACCTTACATACACAGCCAAGCAATTACCTCATACAAACTAAACACGGAGGGAAAAAGATAGGTTAAGAAAATAGTACATACGGTTTGGTAAACCGGCACAACCAATGTGTTTTTGAGATCGTTTTAATCCCTGGCTACTTAATGACACTTTAATTATTTCTTCTGATCCTGACAAATGCACATATTCGAATTAAAACGTCGGTACCCGTGCGTAAAGCTGTTTTTAAAATGTCAACATTAAGATAGCTGTCTCCTTGTGTTTATTCcgccccacaccccacaccccacaccccacaccctaCACCCTACACCCCACACCCGAGGCTTCTCCCCTTCTGTACATACTAACCAGGAAGCATGCGTGGTGGATCCGGGATTCAGTACATCGACAAAGCACGAAGACTTGTCTCTCCAACTGAGCTCGTCCGGAACAAAGTGTTTGTCATATGACTAGAACAGGTCTGATTGTTTTCTGCACGCAGTTCAGCTATAAAAAAGCACTAAATCGAAGCTCTCGACCTGTCTGTTGGAGAAGGCTGACGTGTACTTACATACAGGTATGATTTTCTGGATTCTAACCCTTATCTATTACATTACATAACTTTTATTTATTGTTAGTGAATGCGAAACAGCTGAAGGATCATATATCTGCATACTCAGCTGTAATTTCTCGTGTTATAGAGTATTGCTGATCTGTATGAAAGATTGTTTTACACATTCTCGAGATAGGGTATTCCTGGCCTGTGTGAAAACGCAAAGCGAGAATGCATAATTCTCTTCTTGTTCAGCAGATAGCTTTAAGTCGTAAGATTAACGAAAACGCTCGTAACGAACTGACAGATAAAGCGAACTCGTGGATACATTCCATTCCAACAAGGGTACAACGTGTAAAGCCCGTGTATGGTGtctcccgcagtgatattgcctatctacactcactcactcattcactttagtTGCGTTTTAGACTGATCAGTATACATGGAGATGATGACTACAGTACTTGCTTTATACCTACGGTTTTGGTTATATTTGGGAAACCCACAGTGTAGATTTCCCTGTTTCTTTTCTATCAGACTTTGAATCTAGACTAAAAGCCATGTACGAACAAAATTGGCGCTCTGCTCTTGAAAATAGCCCTAAGATGCGTTTCTATTCTCAATTCAAAACTGCCTTCATTGCTGAACCTTATTTACTATCACCATTGAGACGTTTAGAATAGCTTTGACGCGTTTCCGTTGTCGTTCTCACTCCTTAAACATTGAAACGGGAAGGTATCGTAATATCCCAAAAAATCAAAGGGTTTTCAAAGTCTGTAATGATGGTAATGTCGAAGCTGAATTTCATTTTCGTCTTGTATGCAACGCTTACAGTCATCTTAGAAAACAGTTTATACCACATAAGTATTTCACAAGCACTACAATTCATTAGTTTACCCTCCTGTTGTCCAATACTAATGCTGAAATCATGAAATGTGTTCCACTGATTGTACAAGGTGCGAGCCAATATCGTAACTCTATGGACCAATTATATATGTACCATGAGCCAATACCAATGTTGAAATTATGAGCCAATATCGTAACTCTATGGACCAATCATATATGTACCATGAGCCAATACCAATGTTGAAATTATGAGCCAATATCGTAACTGTATGGACCAATTTTATATGTACCATGAGCCAATACCaatgttgaaattatgaaatgtgCGGCAATGTTTGTACTACATGCAAGCAAATATTGAAACTGTGGCCTATGATGTATGTACCATGACCTATACTAATGTTTGAATTGTGAAATGTGCTGCAATGATTGTACTATCTGCGAGAAAATACTGAGACTGTGTTCATAAATGATATATGTCTACTAATGATGCAATTATGAAACGTATCTCACGGAGCACACACCAGGCGACCAAATTGAAATTGTGTGGGGAactctgtatgtttgtatttacataatGAAACATGATAACAAACTGTGGACAGTTACCAAGCAccatgggccgatggcctacatGTAGCTTTTTGCAAATAAAATAAATCAAGACTACAGTACAACGACGATGTACGTATCTTCCAAAGTAAAGCTTGGAAAATCATAGGACATGAGCTTAGTGTGAAGTGTGCATAGTGGTCATCCGCAATTCATGAAACATGTCTTACTTCAATGTTGTGCGATATTCCATCATTGACTGCGTGTTTTTCAATAACAGCCGAAGTTGTCGAAGTTATGATGAAGATCACGTTGCTGGTGTTCCTTGTGGCCGTCGTCGTTCCCAGCTACGGATGGGTAGGTCTTATCTTCTCCCAGTAAATTAACTTCTCTTTCAGTAAGGGCACCCATAATGTTACAGGTGAATGCCTTTCAGTAATGGAGACTTTCACTGAGAATGGTCGAAATTCACTCGCGTTTATGAAAAATCTTTACATAATCCTGTCAGGAGAGAATAACTTAAATGCGCAGTAGGAACCTTATCGTCAGTCGAGTTAAGGCAGTAGAATTAAGACATAGCAACGTAAGGTCAACAACAACTTTTTCGTCAGTTTGTCAGTAGAAGGATTATCTGTGATGAGTGGAATAGCTGTAAAACAGAGACGACACACAGTCATCCTGTGACTGCGGTGCAATAAACCCCTTGTCGGTTTTCTTTATGGAATATATTTTAGGTTTTATTTTACTCCCCAATAGAAGTCCGTGCACGTTCATCTTTCATACTTTCGAGTACctttggtttaaacatatctATTTCTGCTACATTGTACAGAACTGGATCTGCAAACAAGCAATCAGCTTTTACTAATGCCTCTCCAGAAAGAAATCAAACACTATGCGATTTACATTtcatagtagtgagtgagtcagcgatattccagctatatggcggcggtctgtaaataatggagtctggaccagacaatccagagttTTGGTTGTATGGATGTTCATATTCATGTAGGTTGTATGCTTATTGCATTATATCATGTACCTTTGAAATACTACtatgagacccatgaaggtcccggggtagaataggccttcagcaacccatgcttgccataaaaggcgactatgcttgtggtaagaggcgggatcgggtggtcaggctcgctgacttggtagacacatgtcatcggttcccaaatttcgcagatcgatgctcatgttgttgatcactgagtgtggcgtaaaactaaactcactcactcagcagtccctaacaaatatatacatgtatatcgaaCTGTGGATCAAAACGTATGTTGCGTTCGCTTATCGTGAAAAATAAGAACTGTGTGATTAAATTTGACTATGACTAGTTATTATTTCAATACCACTAATTTCAGTTTGCAAGAACGTACCCTACTGTCTTGTAAATGATTGCAAACATTTGGTTCATTGAACATGGGAAGGAAATGACTTTGCAACCACGTAACTCAGAATTGCtttgaaattttgtaaattcgcTCTGgaaagattttttaaatttattgaatcTTACTTTAACCATCAGCATTTGGAAATCAACTTTTTATATCCAAAAGTTATAATTTTTGTCAAATTATATCATTTTTTACACTGCAAGAGTAAAGTCTGCAGAACCTGATATAGTTTGTTAGTTATAAAAATATGGCATACACGGGTGATAAAAGACGCATTGTCTTTAGTTGGACATTGTGATTCAAGAAATTCAATTCATTTTCGAAGTTGAGAACACCCTGTCACCAGTATAGTATTATATCAACACATCTTCTTCTAAATTATAACACCAGTCTTAGAATTGTCTTctcttgttgtaagaagcgactaacggtatcgggagGTTGGTTGATATATCACGTTAGTCCCCGgatgcgtatatcgatgctcattatgttgatcactagctAGTCACTCGGTTAtctacagaccgacgccataacgtcggaatattgttgaatattaaCAAACAAACGGAATCATTATGTGATAATATATAATTTGACTTACAACATCCTGACCTAAAATATGATTCCGATTCGAGTCCCATCACAAAGGGACATTTTGACAAGGTTGAACCTCGTAACGACCCGGCTTGTCCATTTGTCTGTAGTTTATAAGAAGACCAAGATCCCGGCGGGGCATTGGGAGCAAGATCAAGCGGGTAGCTGACAGCTACATCAATAGTACTCGGTGGTCGTATGCATCACCCCACACCACAGGCAGGAACACCAACAAGTGCAACATCTTTGTAGCTGATGTCATTGAAAAGGCTGGAGGTAGCGTGCCCCATCGATGGTAAGATATACATTATATATCGGCGAcccacgcatgcacgcacgcacgcacgcacacacacacacatacatacatacatacatacatacatacatacatataagggTGCGTGAGTTGATAGCATAATGATTTTAAACCTttagcatacatgtatatgttacagtcaatacAATTTAGATTTTTTGCAACTCGTCCAGAGCTTGTGTTTCAGCGGCCTCGGTGGTTGAAGGCTCATCAAGGAAATAATGCTGCTCACGGCCGTCTATAAATTTACTAAACGCCTGAAAAACTAGTCGATATATTTTTGCAGATTGACTCAAAATTAGCTTGAGTAGTGTTAGAGAGTATGAAGCAGCCTTTTAGAGAAATACCTACGACACCTTTACtcacaatatttcaacaatatttcaacaatatttcaaaatgttgaaaagCCTTGGGTGGCATTAATTGCTCACATTTTGTTTGCACAAGCGAGGCTTGCACATGCGAGGCGCCAGCTGTTGTTTTTCATGGCACCTGCTCTTGCATTTGACTCCAGCTTTTAAGCACCTGCATTTGCTGGTTGCATGCTGCTTGACACTCTCAGAACAATTCAGAACAATTGCATTTGTTGAAACCCTCGCTACCCACCTCTTTGTATACCTGccttttacgccgcagtcagcaatattccagctatatggcggtggtctgtaaataatcgagtctggaccagacaatccagtgatcaacaacatgagcatcgatctgcgcatttgggaaccgatgacatgtgtcaactaagtcagcgagcctgaccacccgatccctttagtcgcctcttacgacaagcatagtcgccttttatggcaagcgtgggttgctgttAGTTATAAGGGCTATAAGTTATGAAGGgctattctacaccgggaccttcacgggcctttTCAGAGCCATACAGAAGTATTGGACTCATATATATCTTCATAtagatattttaaagaatgtgGTAAGGGATATTTCACCTAAAGACCTCATATTTTTACGAAAACCGAATATAATTTCCAAGGCTAGTACCGACGCttaaacaatcaaacaatcaaCTTTCCTGTAAATGCAGAGTGTGTTTGGCATTGGTTTGAATAGTCCCGCACCGATTTGTCAAAATAAGTCAAGTGTTGTAATGTTTCATTGAAGAATTATATCTGTACCATCACTTTGGCAACCTGTTCCCACACGAAAGTTGATATTTTATCCGAAATACTAAATAAGTCGGTGTTGGAACCACCTCACTAACTCAGGAAATACGAATATACTCATTATCACTTTTATAGGGGGTACATACGTCCCAAGGCCGTAATTGATTTTACAGTGTCTCATTTCCAAACACCACTACATTCTCTAAACAAGCTATCAAATTTCAGGTGGGGAGTCGCCGGTCCCATTGGAGCAAGAGAATGGGGAAACCCTAGGTCCAGCTACCTGACAGGTGATCGTTGCTGGACGAACCACCGGACTGGCCTTGATGGTGACGTCATTGCCGGTGGAGGACACGTTGGCATAGTAACGGGAAGGAGACTGACAACCAGTGCAGCCAAATACAGCGTGGTGAAGAACGACTGGGGCTACCGCCCTGGACAGAGTGTCACGTTCTGGAGATACACCTGTTGACGTCATATTGGTTTCTTCTCTTGTGACTGAAATATCAATATGGATACTTCAAATGATATGAGAGTGATTATATCGGTTTTATTCTAAAGAATAAACCCTATAGGTCTCATTAATGACCAGCAATAATGTGTTCGTCATGTTTTCACAAGTCCACACTGTACATCGGCGACACATGTTACAATGAGCTGAACCATACAgcttaaatatattttgtggggGAGGTTGGGTGGCCcagtgggtaaagtgttcgctcctcacgccaaGGACATGGTTCCTCACAAgggtactgtgtgtgaagccactttctagtgtcccttgccgtgatacTGAATATAGCTAAAAGGGGATTGAAATTAAACAGACTCTCTATGATTaagaacatcatgaacgtgagccatgaagaagtttatgagagAAAATTTTTCTTcctatgaagtgcaattgacaaatttaaacacattttacaaaaattgatgttatatctagcgcacgttcgtaatcatcggcacgacttcgatgttcagatgtaaacaacctccaggagCATGACTTGTGACATTCAAGTCAGCATACCTCACATATACAGCCCGTAACATATGCAGCCAGCAATTACTTCCCATTTACAGCCTGTTCTGAAGACATGTTGGGCTTTCACTTCAGACTCCTCGCTGCAACACAGTGCATACTGGTCGTATTGCATGAATACACCTGGAGATGGGTATCCGTGCCCCTGAAAATgcgaagtacatgtatataagacAGTGGTCAACGATTCACCGACCCATTGGAAGCCATTTCTAGCTGTTCGTTAATTCGTTCCCCATTCGTTCTCTTCTGTTTTAGGCATGAGACTAG is a window from the Haliotis asinina isolate JCU_RB_2024 chromosome 9, JCU_Hal_asi_v2, whole genome shotgun sequence genome containing:
- the LOC137295818 gene encoding uncharacterized protein → MMKITLLVFLVAVVVPSYGWFIRRPRSRRGIGSKIKRVADSYINSTRWSYASPHTTGRNTNKCNIFVADVIEKAGGSVPHRWWGVAGPIGAREWGNPRSSYLTGDRCWTNHRTGLDGDVIAGGGHVGIVTGRRLTTSAAKYSVVKNDWGYRPGQSVTFWRYTC